Below is a genomic region from Fusarium oxysporum f. sp. lycopersici 4287 chromosome 12, whole genome shotgun sequence.
ACTGTTCATGAGCAAGCAGTGGCTGCAAACATGACATTGATTGCAGATCTGGTTAATTGGTGATAGTTTCTTTGTTCCTTTGTTCAAAAGAATGTCTTTGCCTGACCACGTCAACATTCACCCTCAAAAGGGTTGCTGCCTTGGCGATGGCCTGGAGGCAGCAGATGATTTCCAACCACTggctctctctctcttccttcaaCGTCTCACAATACAGCTGACAGTGGAAATTGCTTGAGTTCGTCAGGACATCGAGCGCTCCGGATTCAGAATTCAAGAACAGACAAATATTGGCTTCCTTGCACCTAGGTCTCAATACTCTGCCAGTGGCTCCGTTGGTTTGCCTGAGCCAACTACCTGTACCTAAATCACAGACATACTACGTTCATGAATCACCAGCCCCTGCCTACCCCCACTTACTGATTCCCACTGGTAGCATATATAAACGCGGCTAGAGATCGTGACCTCCTTCTCGAGATGTCTTAGGCAGACAATATCGAGAGAGTGTGTCAACTCTTTATCTGTACAACACCTCGAATTCTTTCATCTCAGACGCAAACTCTTTTGTCTCGACATCTTTCGTCTCAAGACTTTACTTCTGTATCTCAACTATTCTCATCCACATCTTGGCCGCTTTCATCCCCATCTATAGCTCTTTCCTCCGCCCCCCACCGCGTCGCCATGTCTCTTCAAGAGCCCAGCGATCGAGAGCGCCGCATGTACTATTGCGGCCTTCCAAGCGGCCCGAAACTGGTCGCTCGATCCAGCATCACGCCCTGGTTTCAACCTCATGAATGGCCGAAGAACAAGAGGCTTGATGTGGCTACGGGACACAAGATTCAGCAGCTATGGAATGACCCACAAGGATCCCTTCGAAAACTCATTATTGGAAACCTCAGCGGCATCGACTGGACCGCCATTGACATCTTGCGCGTTGGGTACGAGGACGCATACCAAGATGCTGACCGACTATCACAGTGCCCAGTCACGATGCTCATTTCCGTAACTGAGAACTCGACTTCGTTCCGACAGGCAGAAGCCACAATCATCGCGTGCAAAGATATTCTCATCCGGTTCGGGCTCAATGACGTTGAAGTCGAGATGAAGGAAAGTATCGTCAGCACCACTGCCTCGACCCCAGGCCCAGCTACCTCGGGCCCGTCAGCTGGCCAAAGTGCTCCACGTCTCGACCCTGGCCCTTTCGACAACGACATCAACGATACTAAGTACGACTTCTTTCGGGACATCTCAGAGTATATAGGAACGTCGATTGATTCACCTCTTGAGTTCAAAGAAGGGACAAAGGGCCTCTACCTACAGGGCAACAATGGTAAAACGTACGCACTTGCATGCCGACACAGCCTTTTCTCGGCAGAATATTTCAAGGAGTACCGTTACTACGACGGGAGCGACACCAAATATGTCCTTCAGCCAGGGAGTGACAATCTGAGCAAGTTGGTGGGACGCTTCAAGGGTAAGAAGGAAGCAATTGATGAGACCATTAAGGAGATGGCAAAGCCCGCCTATGACGCCCCTGAATTCCAGGAGAAGCTCCCAGATTTCTTGCAAGAGCAAACTCTGCTGCAGTCTTGCCAGCCTCGCATGGAACAGTTTGATAACGAGGCCTGCGCTGTCATTGGTCGTGTTGAGTTCTCGCCTCCTATCGAACTTTGCTCTCAACGTCTCAGACTCAGAGATTGGGCTCTGGTCGAACTAGCACAGGACAGCTTTACCACCAAGCTGAGCGAGCTCAGAAACAAGGTCCCAGTCACGCAAGGCCTCTCATCGCTCGTGAGCAGGATCCCTGCCTCTCCGACCGAGATGGCCCGTCGGCTACGCTTTTCAGCTTCTAATGAACTGGCTATTGGACCCATCATTATCCCCGGAAGTGAGCAAGACCCCCNNNNNNNNNNNNNNNNNNNNNNNNNNNNNNNNNNNNNNNNNNNNNNNNNNNNNNNNNNNNNNNNNNNNNNNNNNNNNNNNNNNNNNNNNNNNNNNNNNNNNNNNNNNNNNNNNNNNNNNNNNNNNNNNNNNNNNNNNNNNNNNNNNNNNNNNNNNNNNNNNNNNNNNNNNNNNNNNNNNNNNNNNNNNNNNNNNNNNNNNNNNNNNNNNNNNNNNNNNNNNNNNNNNNNNNNNNNNNNNNNNNNNNNNNNNNNNNNNNNNNNNNNNNNNNNNNNNNNNNNNNNNNNNNNNNNNNNNNNNNNNNNNNNNNNNNNNNNNNNNNNNNNNNNNNNNNNNNNNNNNNNNNNNNNNNNNNNNNNNNNNNNNNNNNNNNNNNNNNNNNNNNNNNNNNNNNNNNNNNNNNNNNNNNNNNNNNNNNNNNNNNNNNNNNNNNNNNNNNNNNNNNNNNNNNNNNNNNNNNNACGATTTTAGGGTGGCTTTGTGGATTGGCTAGAGATTTTGATAAGCTTTGGTTGGCTTTTGTTAAGTATTAGGAAACTTTTATGGTCTTTCTTAGTCAGTATGGACTAAACTTTGGTAGTTTAAACTAGCCCTGGACACAGTCTCAAGGACCCCTTTTGCAGTAGATAGAAGCGAGTATTTAATGCCCTATGTCAAATGAGGGGGGCCCTATAACAAGAATGCCAGAGTCGCCCAAATTTCTAGGTGAAATTGTAGTCTACCAATAAGAGTTTGAGAGGCAAAGCGGAGAGAAGTGGAGTGTCTCATACGTATCGCTCTCGAAGCTGAAGGAGGTGGAGAAGAAAGCCCGGGCAAATTGGGTGCACTACGCGACACTCTTCACTGTGAAGCGAGTCTGGGCTGAGGACGGTGCTGTGATCTATGAAGAGCTTGATAATGAGAGTATCGGCATTGGGGGACAGAACGATATGGATATTTTGGAGATAGCAGTGCGCCGACTTCTGAGCAAGGATAAGTAAAGGATTAAGTTTGCTgtagttttaatatataaatgGCCAGACTTTAAATTGGTACTATTTTTATTTGCTGAATTTCTTCCATGGCCGATTGACTCTCTGTAGACCAAGTGATTTAAATCCATCAAGAGTTCCTGCTTCGATAATACACAATACGATATCTACATTCGATGGCGAAATACTGCAAGGTCAGCCTATTAGTACACTACTTCTAACTGAATCCATGGCAGCCTTCGAGCCCATCTCGCAATGACGTCGGTTTGACCTTATCACCCTTGTTGAAAACCGGAGTAAAAGAACACGACAGTGATGTAAATCCACTCGGCAACATATTCGTATGATGTTATTTTTTCTgtcaccaacaacaaggacAGCTGTGCCAGAGAAGTTGGCTGTCGGCTCTGTTATACTCAAGGACGCTGGGATCGAACTTGGTCACATCCTAAAAAACAGTTGCAAAGTCGTTAGGTCTATGTGAGTACTTGCGTTTAACGGATTGATGACCTTGTTGCACTGCCAGGATGAACAAGCCATCACCTGCGAGCAGCAATCCACTAGGCCTTTTAGCCATATGTTTTGCACCAGTACCCATGCTACCTGTCTTACAATTACACTTTTGCACTGGGACTGCAACTAGTGCAAGCAGCAGAACACTCATTCTTATACTACAAAATGTCGGAGTGGCGTATTACTAAAATAGTACTTGATATGTAGACTGCTGCGATAAATAAAGTGTATTGCTAAGATAAGCCTAGTGACTATCGGACAAACACTACTATAGACCCAAGCTCACAACTGCCCGCCGCAGCAATTCCACACAACAACCGTAAGACCACTCTTTGACTGAGTTCAAGCTTAGTGAACAGGGAGTGATGATCGTCCCGCTTAGACTTAGCTAGGGCAAGTGTTGGTAGGATAGTTGCAGCTGCTAGTCTTGCCACCACCAGTGATGGCGTTTCCAGAGAAAGTGAATCCAGAGCAACTACCATCGCCACACAGAATATACCAATCTTGAGCAGAGCTAGCCACTGTACCAGTGaccttgatgaacttgatgccGCTGATCTTGACTCCGTTGGTGGGCTTTCCAGTAGGGCCGCCGTTGAGATAGTCCTGCTGGACATCGACACCATACTTGCTGATGTTGGTAAGGGAAATGTTTTGGTAAGTGACGTTCGCAATCTAATACACAGTTAGTTCCTGAGAATGCACGTGATGGGTTGGGTGTTTGCTTACCGTGCCAGTTGTGCCAGAGTTGGACTTGATGCGGCATCCATTCTCACTGTTAACAATCTGCGAATCCAAGAACTGAACACCATTGACGACAttgttgctcttgccaccGACAGATCCGATGCTAAGACCATGACCACCGGAGCAGTACATGTTGGAGACGATGATGTTTGTACCCGAAGTGACAGCAACACAGTCATCCTGGTTATAAACATGAATGTTATCCAGAGTAACGTGGTCACTGGACGAGATGTCGAAACCGTCGCTGTTGTGCGCAGCGGGCAAGCTACCGCTCTTGGCATTGGGCTTGTCGCCAAGTCTGTTATCAAGAATGAGCCCTGAGATGGTCAATTGTGAACTGCCTGTGATGTCGAAGCAGTGAACAGGCCAATTCTGGATGTTTAGGTTTGTGATCTTTGAGTTGCCAGTAGTCTTCTTGACAACGATGAAATGGTCGGGCCTTTGTAAGGTCAGTATATCCTCTGTTGCAACAGGTCGTGGGGAAAATACTTTGGGTTGTCCTTGTTGTTAGAACCTTCGCCATCCCAGTACGCCGGGCCGTTACCATCAATGACATGGCCAGATGCACCAGTTATAGTGATGCCATTTCCGCTAATGACGATAGGATCAAAGTCGTTATCGGCAGTAGTGGCAAACGTCTATCACGTTCAGCTTTAGCACTCCTCAGATACACGGAGAAAGTAACTTACGGTCTTGCCCTTGAAGGTAACGGTTGCGCCgtccttgagcttggataGATCAAGAGCCTTGCCAGTGGGGACTTGGAAACCGTTGAGCACAATGTTTGTGCAAGATGAGACGGCGGTAGCGAGGCCGGAGTAGTCAGTGACGCTGCAAGGGTCTCGCTTCTGAAATTTGTTAGTGGTGTGAGCTTGGAACGAGTTGGTTGTCCTACAGGCAGCGTTGAAGCAAAGGCAGCTGGCAGCAAAGCCGCAATAGCGATGTTTCGAACCATTGTGATATTCGAGtgagacaaagacaagaggATGCAAAGGGTTGTTGAAGTGCTTGGCGATGAATCAATTCAGACTCTTTCTGAAGTTGGCACAAGATGATGTTTTATAGATCATCATCTATTCTATTCAACTGCAATCGTACTCCCAGATCCCATTGAAGGAATATTCAAATTCCGTCTCGTCGTTCCAGAAGATAGTCATTCCCATTCCATTCATCTTAGAACCCCTACCCCGTACTCAGCATGTCTAAATCGGTATCGGCACTCTGGCTATACGGCACGCTCAAAACGTGCGAGTCGCGCTATAATGGGAATTTCTCCACGTCGGAAATATTTACAGGCATGGTCGTTCAACGACTTCTCGGCAGTTCGGCACTTGAAGGTCGGTGCGCTATTGTGTGATTCGTGGGATAATGCAGGGAATTGCCCAAATGGGTTAAAGTGTTTCGCCAAGTTTAGGCGAGGAGCCATTCCCTACCCTGAAATTTGCTGTAAGTGACTCGTGTTTCTCGGAATGATTCGATGCATTAGTGAGTGTTTCTGAGATCACTCTGTCTATGTCTGCTATGTTGCCGTTCTGGCTCAAGCTGGTTTCTGGGATTCGTCGCTTCGGTACCTTTTATTCCGAGTCCGGCTAACTCTCAGCTATCATGAAACTTGAAACATGGAACCAATCTCCTAGAGTCCCTGTAGGGTCCGTTATTTATCCCTTAATTGATTGCCTTTCTCAATCTCATTCATCTGAACTTTGACGTGCCAGTCCGCCTAAAAACCCACAATCCTCTCTCTGCGTGCACGATACCGATTCGAATGAACTCTCCTCTGGCGGAAAAGACCAAGTAAAAGACGGATAAGCCACCCCCAATAATACCCCAGACTTCCCCAAACTCTATCATCCATAATTTCACTCAAGCTTAGTCGAGATCTGTCTTACGGACCGGAGATAGTGTCACGTTAGCCCGACCACCTAGAAGCTATTCCAGGTTCGTCTGGCAGATCGCGGATTGGGGGCTCCTTATATGGATTTAACTTTACAATTGCCCATGGGGACAAATTTGCGGGGTACGGGGTAATAAGATCCGCTAATCAGATTGCTTTCCCCCTCTATGCCTGTAAAAGTGCAAGGTCATGACCGGCAACTCTATTCCGATCTTAATACCACATGTTGGTTTCACATTCATCCTTGTCGATTCCACGTAACCACACTGAGAAGCCTCAATTTCTCACGGTCGAAGACATGGACACAGAAGAACCGATTCTTGACTAGGCGAAGTTTTCCCAAGCTCGAACCATAGAGATACACATGGTTTGGGTTTCATTGATTAGAACACTGAGTTTTACAATAACAATACTCGTCGAGAGCGAAAACGAATTGTCAGAAAGGCATGTCGTCTTTTTAACATCTCCAAGAACCAGAGAGCTATCCTGAAGTAACATAACGATCCCTGGTTGGCTCCCATGCTTGCAATCCTATGCCTCAGCTCACATCTTCACCAAGCAATGTTAGCAATGCCATAATCGAATACATTTCTGCAGACCTCAAACCCTTTAATTGATCAGACTGTGGCCTTCAAGTGATGCGATTACATTTATTCCCGCAACTTGTTAACTTGTTCTCTTACTCGGAGCTTTTACATGAGTATCAAAATGACGGCATTCGCTCGTCGGAAGAGGGTTATTCTTGCCGCGCCTGCAGATACCTGCAGTGCATAGCTGATGACATATTATATTTACCATTCCACACTTGAGGAACGGCACATGGATATGGTCCGTTGCCGCATTGTTACATCCTTTGCGATGTCGATTGAAGTAATTATATGAACTTGGTTGGAAAGACACACACAGGCACAGAAAAGGCGCTGTTGGGCGCCGACTGTCGCTGCCGGTGGTGATTCTGCCATTATGATTCTAGAACGGCTGGATACGCTTCTAAGTAGCAGACTAATAAAGCCATGATCGGCAAGCCCGGAATAACATGTCGGGAAGTCATTTTAACCGTTATCTTACATAGAGTAGCATAATTTTAACTGTTTTGCTGAATTAGGCTCCGTTTAGCTGCCATTCCGGGGGCTATATCTAATTAGGCTTACAAGGCCATCTTTCTCTATGTACCGAGCTAGTAAGGGCCGCTTAAACTACCCAAATAGGCAAAGTTGCCAAGGAATTTCCCCCAATTTGCAGCTTTTTGTTAGCAGCTATTCCGGGTGTAAAACGGCACAAATTTATATACCTCGAAGGACCAATGTACCCAAAAATCATCCCCGACATACTAATCCGGGCTTGCCGATCAGGGCCTAAGACATTTATTGCCCTACTTTATGTATACTtaccagcttcttgagcattTCAATATATTCTGTGTGTGAATATCCTTGCTGACCCTCACCTGAGCCGGGGTCCCCAAATCTATGAACAGTAATCGCGCCGCAACAGTAACAAAGCTCGCATCTAGGCAAGGCCAGATCTAATGTTGTTGCTTATACGTGGAAGCAGTGATTGATTTCAATCTCCTATATTAAATACAGCAAGTGTAAAGACGCAGAAGTAGATTTACTTATGTACCCCAGTTGAAATTGAGACATATATGTGCAAGAGGCAACAAATCAACATACCCTATAACTGTGTATGAACTCAATGGTGGAAGAGACAAACCGTTCTCAGAATCCAACTAAGCCATGATTGGTctaaaatactattaaatatCAATAAAGTTGCATAATTATTTTACAGCTTTTCACGGCCAAAATAAATCCCCGGGCTCTTCACAAAGACGTTTTCGGAGGTGTCGGATCTGGGAAATCGACCAA
It encodes:
- a CDS encoding polygalacturonase, producing MVRNIAIAALLPAAFASTLPKRDPCSVTDYSGLATAVSSCTNIVLNGFQVPTGKALDLSKLKDGATVTFKGKTTFATTADNDFDPIVISGNGITITGASGHVIDGNGPAYWDGEGSNNKDNPKPDHFIVVKKTTGNSKITNLNIQNWPVHCFDITGSSQLTISGLILDNRLGDKPNAKSGSLPAAHNSDGFDISSSDHVTLDNIHVYNQDDCVAVTSGTNIIVSNMYCSGGHGLSIGSVGGKSNNVVNGVQFLDSQIVNSENGCRIKSNSGTTGTIANVTYQNISLTNISKYGVDVQQDYLNGGPTGKPTNGVKISGIKFIKVTGTVASSAQDWYILCGDGSCSGFTFSGNAITGGGKTSSCNYPTNTCPS